A genome region from Gadus macrocephalus chromosome 15, ASM3116895v1 includes the following:
- the flrt3 gene encoding leucine-rich repeat transmembrane protein FLRT3 encodes MVPQCKSFVLFLVRIGLLLGLANPLVTSASCPLSCRCDGTFIYCNDRGLTSIPLGLPLDSTVLFLQNNRIKSSGIPTELQRLVNVEKIYLYCNNLDEFPTNLPLGVKELHLQENNIRMITHTSLSQIPYIEELHLDDNSVSAVSIEEGAFRDSNHLRLLFLSRNHLSTIPPGLPMTIEELRFDDNRISSISEQSLQDLINLKRLVLDGNLLNNRGIGEMAFINLINLTELSLMRNSLTSPPANLPGTSLEKLQLQDNHINRVPPGAFAFLRQLYRLDLSGNNLSSLPQGVFEDLDNLTQLLLRNNPWQCTCRMMWVRDWLRSLPTKVNVRGFMCQGPDKVKGMAIKDLSTDMFDCTDTEFSPTYETSTVSNTFPPSQPQWPIYVTKRPVVKGPGISRNYHSTTTSSGKKMITISVKSTSVDTVHISWRVSQPMTALRLSWLKLGHSPAFGSITETIVQGETTEYLLTALEPDSSYRICMVPMETSNIYLSDEKPVCIETETGSQKSYNPTTTLNREQEKEPYKNTSLPLAAIIGGAVALLAIIMLALVCWYVHRNGSIFSRNCTYNHGRRRKDDYAEAGTKKDTSILEIRETSFQMIPINHLPVSKEEFVIHTIFPPNGLSLYKSPNSDNSINNRSYRDSGIPDSDHSHS; translated from the coding sequence TGACCTCCATCCCGCTCGGCCTACCCCTGGACTCCACAGTACTCTTTCTGCAGAACAACCGCATCAAAAGCTCCGGCATTCCCACAGAGCTTCAGAGGCTGGTTAATGTGGAGAAGATCTACCTGTACTGCAACAACCTGGACGAGTTCCCAACTAACCTTCCGCTGGGCGTCAAAGAGCTCCACCTTCAGGAGAACAACATTCGGATGATCACTCACACCTCCTTGTCCCAGATCCCCTACATCGAGGAGCTGCACCTGGACGACAACTCGGTGTCGGCGGTGAGCATCGAGGAGGGCGCGTTCAGGGACAGCAACCACCTCCGGTTGCTGTTCCTCTCCCGGAACCACCTGAGCACCATCCCTCCAGGCCTGCCCATGACCATCGAGGAGCTGCGCTTCGACGACAACCGCATCTCCTCCATCTCGGAGCAGTCCCTGCAAGACCTCATCAACCTGAAGCGGCTGGTTCTGGATGGTAACCTGCTGAACAACCGTGGGATCGGGGAGATGGCTTTCATCAACCTGATCAATTTGACTGAGCTCTCGCTCATGAGGAACTCTCTGACGTCTCCTCCGGCGAACCTGCCTGGAACTAGTTTGGAGAAGTTGCAGCTGCAGGATAATCACATTAACCGGGTTCCGCCTGGGGCTTTTGCCTTCCTCAGGCAACTGTATCGGCTGGACTTGTCTGGGAACAACCTGAGCAGCCTCCCGCAGGGCGTGTTTGAAGACTTGGACAATCTCACACAGCTCCTGCTGCGCAACAACCCGTGGCAGTGCACGTGCAGGATGATGTGGGTGCGTGACTGGCTACGGTCCTTGCCCACCAAGGTGAATGTACGCGGCTTCATGTGCCAGGGCCCTGATAAGGTCAAGGGCATGGCCATCAAAGACCTTTCCACAGACATGTTTGATTGCACCGACACGGAATTCAGCCCGACCTACGAGACGAGCACGGTCTCCAACACTTTCCCCCCCTCTCAGCCGCAGTGGCCCATATACGTGACTAAACGGCCCGTGGTGAAGGGCCCAGGCATAAGTAGGAACTACCACAGCACCACCACGTCCTCGGGCAAGAAGATGATCACCATCAGTGTGAAATCGACCAGTGTGGACACGGTGCACATCTCTTGGAGGGTGTCGCAGCCCATGACCGCGCTGCGACTCAGCTGGCTGAAGCTGGGTCACAGCCCTGCCTTCGGATCCATCACGGAGACCATAGTGCAGGGGGAGACAACAGAGTACCTTCTCACGGCGCTGGAGCCAGATTCTTCCTATAGGATATGCATGGTTCCCATGGAGACCAGCAACATTTACCTGTCTGACGAGAAGCCTGTGTGCATCGAGACAGAGACTGGCTCCCAGAAGTCctacaaccccaccaccacgctGAACcgggagcaggagaaggagcctTACAAAAATACCAGTCTGCCTTTGGCTGCTATCATTGGAGGGGCTGTGGCTCTCTTGGCAATAATTATGTTGGCGCTGGTGTGCTGGTACGTCCACCGGAACGGTTCCATCTTTTCCAGGAACTGCACCTACAACCATGGTCGTAGGAGGAAGGACGACTATGCAGAGGCGGGCACCAAGAAGGACACCTCCATTCTGGAAATAAGGGAGACTTCCTTTCAAATGATCCCTATAAACCACCTGCCTGTGTCCAAGGAGGAGTTTGTGATACACACGATCTTCCCGCCCAACGGCCTGAGTTTGTACAAAAGCCCAAACAGCGATAACAGTATTAACAACAGGAGCTACAGAGACAGTGGAATACCAGATTCAGATCACTCCCACTCATGA